A window of Solanum stenotomum isolate F172 chromosome 9, ASM1918654v1, whole genome shotgun sequence genomic DNA:
TCCTATATTCCAAGAACACTAGTGCAGCACCATAGTGTGACAATGCACCTAAAATCACAAATACATGAAATATTTGATGACTATGACCAGCTAGGTCAAAAAATCCAGGTCTCCATCTCTCCGGGATCCGTGCAATATAAAACATAGTCCCGATTAAATAAGATAATGCCATTGCCAATTCATACGCTAGCGTGACATTCCTTTCTGGCTCGTCCCAATTCAGTACTACTGCGTGGACTGCAGGTATCAGGCCGAAGAATCCCATAGACATGAACAGAACAGCACGGAACGATCGATACTTCCCGGTCGAAAACACGGGGGATAGGAGGGTGATGATGGTGCAAATTCCCATGATTGTGATACCACCTAGGTATACAATTTGCCAATGTGGTGAACATTGAAAAATGTAGTAAATTGGTGGGAAGAATGAGGTGATTATCATGACTGTGATTCCAACATAATCCATTCTCAACAAAAGGATGTTTAGCTTGTGTGAATGGCAACAAAAGAGGTGACAAATGCTACTTGAAAGTAGACAAAACATTGAACCAACTAAGAATACATAAAATGGCCATGTTGTTTCACTTTGTATACTCTTTGTTGACATCATGCTATCCAATTGTAAGTGTTGGTCCTGCTTTAAATCAATTAGTCTAGATGGACcctgaaagaagaaaaaaaaaaggtttataTTATGGAAAGTTATATATACATTTGTTCGATCgaccaaaaatatttatagctcGTTAGCGAATATACATGTATTATACattaataatacatatattacaTATCTACCAGCTTTTTTTTGGCGGACAactatttaagttaattttactgacttttttcttaatatatttgGACGCTTGaccaaaaatgattatagttactggataaatatatagaatatatatttatacatgcAAACGGGTAGTTATGTCAATTTTCCTAGTTTATATTTATTGTcgatataaataaattaaaattattgaaaatgtaACTTAACATGttataacttttattattattattattatttatatttatgtttcaTGTTATTTTTTTCCTCCTTGATTAGaattcaagaaaatgaaattgatttgTTTAAAAACAATTTGGAAAGTGACTCACTTGGAAAAATTCCTTTGAATTGTTAGAGACATTTGCATCACCACTCATGGGAAAGTTCCTGCAAATTTgaaccaaaatttaatatttttatcatacaaTCATAATAgattgaaaaggaaataatgACAGCAAAATAGCAAGATGAACAATACAAAACAAGTCACATATAGTagtaaaaatagaagaaaaattgaTGTTGTGCGAATACTAACTAAAAGTAAGATAAGACTCTACTACATACGACTCTTCTGACCTAGTTTTCGACCTTCCTACCCTAATCTTaaggtaaaattaaattattatttttttctttttttctttctactttCGGCATTGACATaaattcccaaaaaaaattgttggagGTTGTGACTCTTGTGACAATGACTTTAATGAATCATAGaactaaattattattattttgttttttatatataaattaaaaaaaagggggaCGTATTTATGGAATGTAGTTGGAAGTTTGATGGCCAACAACACCATAAAAGCATATGCTAAAAATTAAGCTACTATTCAATCAACCAACTTTTCAGATAGTAATTAAAATGGACCCCTTTTAAAAGTGTCTTTTTAGCTGTCACTAGGATTATCTCTATAAATAATTcagcttttttttaaaataaaaattgacttttcatactagttttgaaatttaataGTAGGAACTACTAGACTTATTATTTTGTTGGGAAATTagctaaaaaatattattagtcaGGTGACCTAACTTTTATCTTGCCTCAAAGTAATACTAACACTTAAAAGTTTATCTCTTTTAAGTCACTTAAGGAATAATGAGTTTTTCGGTTCAAAATCTGCATATAAAATCgtgttttttattatatatcaaGTGTTTTGTTCTAATATAAGATTTTGCGATACGAATTGAAATTTTGTCAGAtctcaatataaatattagaTAATATAATTTAGGTGACTTACCAAATAAACATAGTCATGAAATCAGAGAGTTGAGGCACTTGCACTACATTTGATAAGGTTAGTGCCACAAATAGAATAAATCCAAGTAAATGCCTGCAAAATAGgattttaaaaaagtttagCTTTCTCTGAATTAGGAGaaataaaccaaaaataaataaagaaataaacataTGAAGAAGTTGAAGGGGGTTCAGATCTACTCTATATTTATACATAATAAgtaattttaatcatatataaactGTGTAGGTTTTTGTCAAAAAAGATTCAGATGAATCCCTCGACTCTATGTAGCTCCACCCATGAACAAAACCTAATAGTTTTGGTGCAAAAATCCACTTAACATGTATAACTAACTTATCAAGAACATAGAGTTGTATTTTTTAGAATTCAGAATTTATAAACTCAAAGTTTTAGCTCGTGTCAtcgaaaatagaaaaaatccaTTGAAAATGTAATGAGAGATAAGATAAAATACTTACGTCCAAACATTAAGAGTTTCATTATGCCAACGAA
This region includes:
- the LOC125877088 gene encoding heptahelical transmembrane protein 1-like; translation: MIKSSKGSIWKRKNMNQEKENDKNIANKSCKKNIEKITKKGENYNNDNNYPLVCYEELPGYMKDNEFILNYYRANWPIKQALLSIFRWHNETLNVWTHLLGFILFVALTLSNVVQVPQLSDFMTMFIWNFPMSGDANVSNNSKEFFQGPSRLIDLKQDQHLQLDSMMSTKSIQSETTWPFYVFLVGSMFCLLSSSICHLFCCHSHKLNILLLRMDYVGITVMIITSFFPPIYYIFQCSPHWQIVYLGGITIMGICTIITLLSPVFSTGKYRSFRAVLFMSMGFFGLIPAVHAVVLNWDEPERNVTLAYELAMALSYLIGTMFYIARIPERWRPGFFDLAGHSHQIFHVFVILGALSHYGAALVFLEYRSRLSCDT